From a region of the Epinephelus fuscoguttatus linkage group LG21, E.fuscoguttatus.final_Chr_v1 genome:
- the emc9 gene encoding ER membrane protein complex subunit 9, with protein MGEVELSCRAYVKMYLHACLFPRCSINGLLLSSSSAGGAVCVTDCVPLLHSHLPLAPITQLALTQVDVWCSQTQQRIVGYYQANACVSDSSPTPCALKIADKISEQFDNAVLLMLDGGKMSPDYRVPPIVMYERKDSRWMLKDKHTIMLRQWEETRAIASQMLESGDHTLLVDFDSHLDDITKDWTNQKLNIKIAELTSPANGNI; from the exons ATGGGCGAGGTGGAGCTGTCCTGCCGGGCTTATGTGAAGATGTACCTGCACGCCTGCCTCTTTCCGCGTTGCAGCATCAACGGACTCCTGTTGTCGTCCAGCTCAGCAGGCGGTGCTGTCTGTGTGACAGACTGCGTCCCGCTGCTTCACTCCCACCTGCCCCTGGCTCCCATCACTCAGTTGGCCCTCACACAG GTGGATGTGTGGTGTTCACAGACTCAGCAGAGGATAGTTGGATACTATCAAGCCAATGCCTGCGTTTCAGATAGCAG CCCGACGCCGTGTGCACTGAAGATAGCTGATAAGATTTCTGAGCAGTTTGACAACGCAGTTTTGTTAATG CTTGATGGCGGAAAGATGTCGCCAGATTATCGGGTTCCTCCCATTGTGATGTACGAGCGTAAAGACTCAAGATGGATgctcaaagacaaacacac GATAATGCTGAGACAGTGGGAGGAGACTCGGGCGATTGCCAGTCAGATGCTGGAGTCAGGTGATCACACACTACTGGTGGATTTTGACAGCCACTTGGACGACATTACAAAGGACTGGACCAACCAGAAACTGAACATCAAGATAGCCGAGCTCACCTCGCCAGCCAACGGGAACATCTAG
- the irf9 gene encoding interferon regulatory factor 9 isoform X1, protein MAAGRMRSTRRLRSWIVEQVSSGKFPGLMWDDEAKTMFRIPWKHAGKQDFRKDEDAAIFKAWAQFKGKPTDGSQDSPASWKTRLRCALNKSPEFTEVMERAQLDISEPYKVYRLVPISEQGMVVPEKKSRVKVTKRPKRRRSSSESESSDVGQTKQIKMEEVTSQLCVEEALLWSETPAQMDESTQHNTTTQREVVDEIRLDVRIEESVPAPTGVQEYFNVVVHYLGQEVLKRQIQNSDVRIMYLPSSPVPPTPAALKGRFPRIPLPEPPSTLPAGPELQALFTLLPFMEKGVVLTTMSGGVYGKRFCQGRVFWTGPHTTTPGLHKMERNTEPVLLFSKEIFKRDLDHFRTNGGEPPECGVTLCFGEELSNTEDPSGKLIIVKVNITFSWAEQQVQDAQCFFQSINFLQSLANESPKGEITLNLVTVPQPDSEAITLVTI, encoded by the exons ATGGCAGCAGGGAGAATGCGCTCCACGCGCAGACTGCGCTCGTGGATCGTcgaacag GTCAGCAGCGGGAAATTCCCGGGGCTGATGTGGGACGATGAAGCCAAAACCATGTTCCGCATCCCGTGGAAACACGCTGGCAAACAGGACTTCCGTAAAGATGAGGACGCCGCCATCTTCAAG GCGTGGGCGCAGTTCAAAGGTAAGCCTACAGACGGGAGTCAGGACAGCCCGGCCTCCTGGAAGACCCGCCTGCGCTGCGCCCTCAACAAGAGTCCAGAGTTTACAGAGGTGATGGAGCGAGCCCAGCTGGACATCTCTGAACCCTACAAGGTCTACCGCCTTGTCCCCATCAGCGAGCAGG GTATGGTGGTTCctgaaaagaaaagcagagtAAAAGTCACCAAAAGGCcaaaaaggaggaggagcagtAGTGAATCAGAGAGCAGCGACGTTGGTCAGACTAAGCAGATAAAGATGGAGGAAGTGACCTCGCAGCTG TGTGTCGAAGAGGCTCTGCTGTGGAGCGAAACCCCCGCCCAGATGGATGAATCCACACAGCACAACACCACCACGCAGAGAGAGG tggTTGATGAGATCAGGTTAGACGTACGGATCGAGGAAAGCGTCCCTGCTCCCACAGGAG TCCAGGAATACTTCAATGTGGTGGTTCATTATTTAGGACAGGAGGTCCTCAAACGTCAAATCCAGAACAGCGACGTCAGGATAATGTACTTACCTTCCTCTCCTGTTCCACCGACGCCGGCCGCCCTGAAGGGCAGGTTTCCTCGTATCCCGCTGCCTGAGCCGCCCTCCACGCTGCCGGCCGGTCCAGAGCTGCAGGCTCTGTTCACCCTGCTGCCCTTCATGGAGAAAGGAGTGGTGCTGACCACCATGTCTGGGGGAGTTTATGGTAAAAGGTTCTGCCAGGGGCGGGTCTTCTGGACAGGGCCGCACACGACCACACCGGGGCTGCACAAGatggagagaaacacagagccAGTGTTGCTCTTCAGTAAAGAGATCTTCAAGCGAG ATCTGGATCACTTCCGTACAAACGGTGGCGAGCCTCCTGAGTGTGGCGTCACTCTGTGTTTTGGAGAAGAGCTGAGTAACACTGAAGACCCATCTGGAAAACTCATCATAGTTAAGGTAAAT ATCACCTTTTCATGGGCAGAGCAGCAGGTCCAGGACGCGCAGTGCTTCTTTCAGTCCATCAACTTCCTCCAGTCATTGGCCAACGAGTCTCCAAAGGGAGAAATAACTCTGAACCTGGTCACCGTGCCTCAACCGGACTCTGAAGCAATTACCCTCGTGACAATCTGA
- the irf9 gene encoding interferon regulatory factor 9 isoform X2, which produces MAAGRMRSTRRLRSWIVEQVSSGKFPGLMWDDEAKTMFRIPWKHAGKQDFRKDEDAAIFKAWAQFKGKPTDGSQDSPASWKTRLRCALNKSPEFTEVMERAQLDISEPYKVYRLVPISEQGMVVPEKKSRVKVTKRPKRRRSSSESESSDVGQTKQIKMEEVTSQLCVEEALLWSETPAQMDESTQHNTTTQREVVDEIRLDVRIEESVPAPTGVQEYFNVVVHYLGQEVLKRQIQNSDVRIMYLPSSPVPPTPAALKGRFPRIPLPEPPSTLPAGPELQALFTLLPFMEKGVVLTTMSGGVYGKRFCQGRVFWTGPHTTTPGLHKMERNTEPVLLFSKEIFKRDLDHFRTNGGEPPECGVTLCFGEELSNTEDPSGKLIIVKITFSWAEQQVQDAQCFFQSINFLQSLANESPKGEITLNLVTVPQPDSEAITLVTI; this is translated from the exons ATGGCAGCAGGGAGAATGCGCTCCACGCGCAGACTGCGCTCGTGGATCGTcgaacag GTCAGCAGCGGGAAATTCCCGGGGCTGATGTGGGACGATGAAGCCAAAACCATGTTCCGCATCCCGTGGAAACACGCTGGCAAACAGGACTTCCGTAAAGATGAGGACGCCGCCATCTTCAAG GCGTGGGCGCAGTTCAAAGGTAAGCCTACAGACGGGAGTCAGGACAGCCCGGCCTCCTGGAAGACCCGCCTGCGCTGCGCCCTCAACAAGAGTCCAGAGTTTACAGAGGTGATGGAGCGAGCCCAGCTGGACATCTCTGAACCCTACAAGGTCTACCGCCTTGTCCCCATCAGCGAGCAGG GTATGGTGGTTCctgaaaagaaaagcagagtAAAAGTCACCAAAAGGCcaaaaaggaggaggagcagtAGTGAATCAGAGAGCAGCGACGTTGGTCAGACTAAGCAGATAAAGATGGAGGAAGTGACCTCGCAGCTG TGTGTCGAAGAGGCTCTGCTGTGGAGCGAAACCCCCGCCCAGATGGATGAATCCACACAGCACAACACCACCACGCAGAGAGAGG tggTTGATGAGATCAGGTTAGACGTACGGATCGAGGAAAGCGTCCCTGCTCCCACAGGAG TCCAGGAATACTTCAATGTGGTGGTTCATTATTTAGGACAGGAGGTCCTCAAACGTCAAATCCAGAACAGCGACGTCAGGATAATGTACTTACCTTCCTCTCCTGTTCCACCGACGCCGGCCGCCCTGAAGGGCAGGTTTCCTCGTATCCCGCTGCCTGAGCCGCCCTCCACGCTGCCGGCCGGTCCAGAGCTGCAGGCTCTGTTCACCCTGCTGCCCTTCATGGAGAAAGGAGTGGTGCTGACCACCATGTCTGGGGGAGTTTATGGTAAAAGGTTCTGCCAGGGGCGGGTCTTCTGGACAGGGCCGCACACGACCACACCGGGGCTGCACAAGatggagagaaacacagagccAGTGTTGCTCTTCAGTAAAGAGATCTTCAAGCGAG ATCTGGATCACTTCCGTACAAACGGTGGCGAGCCTCCTGAGTGTGGCGTCACTCTGTGTTTTGGAGAAGAGCTGAGTAACACTGAAGACCCATCTGGAAAACTCATCATAGTTAAG ATCACCTTTTCATGGGCAGAGCAGCAGGTCCAGGACGCGCAGTGCTTCTTTCAGTCCATCAACTTCCTCCAGTCATTGGCCAACGAGTCTCCAAAGGGAGAAATAACTCTGAACCTGGTCACCGTGCCTCAACCGGACTCTGAAGCAATTACCCTCGTGACAATCTGA